In Shouchella patagoniensis, the following are encoded in one genomic region:
- a CDS encoding protein adenylyltransferase SelO — protein MTNKVGWNFDNSYEQLPRSLFSVQGPTPVQAPKLVLFNDALAKSLGLNRDLLHESEGLEALAGNAIPNGDYGLAQAYAGHQFGNFTMLGDGRALLLGEQITPQGDRFDIQLKGSGRTAFSRGGDGRAALGPMLREYLISEAMHHLGIPTTRSLAVVSTGEDVRRETNLPGAILTRVAASHLRVGTFQYAAGRGDADDLKALAHYAIDRHYPEVAGAENPSLAFLQSVIKRQAELIARWQLVGFVHGVMNTDNTTISGETIDYGPCAFMDVYDPKTVFSSIDVQGRYAYGNQPYMVNWNLARFAESLVPLLHDEQEQAVKLAQQSIEEFKHVYLNEWFTGMRKKLGLFHEQEEDEKLIESLLKLMEETKADYTNTFRALTFGKQEETELAASDQFGDWNKQWLARLDAQVESKEEAQQLMKTHNPAVIPRNHRVEEALEAAVERDDYSVAKKLLVVLSDPYAHSEEQEAFAHVPKSCKNGYVTYCGT, from the coding sequence ATGACGAACAAGGTAGGTTGGAATTTCGATAATAGTTATGAACAGTTGCCTAGAAGTTTATTTAGCGTACAAGGTCCAACGCCTGTCCAAGCGCCTAAACTCGTTTTATTTAATGACGCACTAGCGAAGTCACTCGGTTTAAATAGAGATTTACTTCATGAGAGTGAAGGGTTGGAGGCACTAGCTGGGAATGCAATTCCGAACGGAGACTATGGTCTTGCCCAAGCATATGCAGGACATCAATTTGGCAATTTTACAATGCTTGGAGATGGAAGGGCACTGCTACTTGGGGAACAGATTACGCCACAAGGAGATCGGTTTGATATCCAGTTAAAAGGATCTGGTCGAACTGCGTTTTCGCGTGGTGGCGACGGGCGTGCGGCACTTGGGCCAATGCTGCGGGAGTACTTGATTAGCGAAGCGATGCACCATCTTGGTATTCCAACGACGCGTAGCTTAGCCGTTGTTTCAACGGGAGAAGATGTGCGCCGGGAAACAAACTTACCTGGTGCAATCCTGACACGGGTCGCCGCGAGCCATCTTCGTGTTGGCACATTTCAATATGCTGCAGGAAGAGGAGATGCCGACGACTTAAAGGCACTTGCTCATTATGCGATTGATCGTCATTATCCTGAAGTGGCTGGTGCAGAGAATCCATCTTTAGCTTTTTTACAAAGTGTAATAAAGCGTCAAGCTGAATTAATTGCGAGGTGGCAGTTAGTTGGTTTTGTTCACGGAGTAATGAACACGGATAATACAACGATTAGTGGCGAAACGATTGACTATGGTCCGTGTGCCTTTATGGATGTATATGATCCTAAAACTGTTTTTAGCTCCATTGATGTGCAAGGACGTTATGCTTACGGCAATCAGCCATATATGGTGAATTGGAACTTGGCGCGGTTTGCTGAATCACTTGTACCACTCTTACACGATGAACAAGAACAAGCGGTTAAATTGGCACAACAATCAATTGAAGAGTTCAAACATGTATACTTGAATGAGTGGTTCACCGGAATGCGCAAGAAACTAGGGTTGTTTCACGAACAAGAAGAAGATGAAAAGCTAATTGAGTCATTACTGAAATTAATGGAAGAAACCAAAGCGGATTATACGAATACATTTCGTGCGCTCACGTTTGGCAAGCAGGAAGAGACAGAGCTCGCAGCAAGTGACCAATTTGGTGATTGGAATAAACAATGGCTAGCAAGACTTGATGCACAGGTAGAATCGAAGGAAGAAGCGCAACAGCTAATGAAAACACACAACCCAGCCGTTATTCCACGTAACCACCGTGTTGAAGAGGCGCTGGAGGCAGCGGTCGAACGAGATGATTACAGTGTGGCGAAGAAGCTGCTGGTTGTATTATCCGATCCGTATGCTCATTCAGAGGAGCAAGAAGCTTTTGCACATGTACCGAAAAGTTGTAAAAACGGATACGTGACGTATTGTGGAACGTAA
- a CDS encoding sugar phosphate isomerase/epimerase family protein — MSYLSLTTWSLHRLLGPLHWTNWDEQAKEQVTKVDAQPQVHSLLELPRILSAKGYQAMEVIHPHFPSTDEAYLKQLRKACEEAGIRFYSLLIDYGDITSADPVRRNKDMNFIKRWIDIAQSAGAEYVRVIGGESEHSNKEALALAAKQLNELNAYANAKGVKVMTENFRSLTSTAENCLYLLNFTEIGLTSDFGNFSGPEKRASLHSTIPKSQSIHAKAQVRADGEIDETEFESCMDIVKEAKYEGPITIVYDGPKDMWQGIEDVRRIVERYI, encoded by the coding sequence ATGTCCTATTTATCACTTACAACTTGGAGTCTTCATCGGCTACTAGGACCTCTACATTGGACGAATTGGGATGAGCAAGCGAAGGAGCAGGTGACGAAGGTCGATGCACAACCTCAAGTACATTCGTTGCTAGAATTGCCGCGTATTTTATCAGCGAAAGGGTATCAAGCAATGGAAGTGATTCACCCTCATTTTCCTTCGACCGATGAAGCTTATTTAAAGCAATTACGAAAAGCCTGTGAAGAGGCTGGAATTCGCTTTTATAGTTTGTTGATCGATTACGGTGATATCACAAGTGCTGATCCTGTGCGCCGAAATAAAGATATGAATTTTATTAAGCGTTGGATTGATATTGCGCAAAGTGCAGGCGCGGAATATGTTCGAGTGATTGGTGGAGAGAGTGAGCACTCGAACAAAGAAGCGCTCGCTTTGGCAGCCAAACAATTAAATGAACTAAATGCATACGCAAACGCAAAAGGGGTAAAGGTGATGACCGAGAATTTCCGATCACTTACATCAACGGCGGAAAATTGTTTGTACTTACTGAACTTTACTGAGATAGGGTTAACAAGTGATTTTGGCAATTTTTCCGGACCTGAAAAACGAGCAAGTCTTCACTCGACAATCCCGAAAAGCCAATCAATTCATGCTAAGGCACAAGTGAGAGCGGACGGAGAAATTGATGAGACGGAATTTGAGTCTTGTATGGATATTGTGAAAGAGGCGAAATACGAAGGTCCAATTACGATCGTTTATGATGGACCTAAAGATATGTGGCAAGGCATTGAGGATGTAAGACGCATTGTAGAGCGGTATATTTAG
- a CDS encoding SDR family NAD(P)-dependent oxidoreductase — translation MSVIQLTQSFLPTMQERNTGRIINLASEAALKPYVHLLPYSMSKAAIVNFTKGIAELVAGSKITANSLLPGPTLTEDTEKN, via the coding sequence ATGAGTGTCATCCAACTCACACAATCATTCTTACCTACGATGCAAGAGAGAAATACTGGGAGGATCATTAATTTAGCAAGTGAAGCGGCGCTTAAGCCATACGTTCACTTACTACCCTATTCAATGTCAAAGGCAGCTATTGTCAACTTTACAAAGGGAATTGCAGAGCTGGTTGCAGGGTCAAAAATTACGGCTAATTCATTATTACCAGGTCCCACGTTAACAGAAGACACGGAAAAAAACTGA
- a CDS encoding SDR family oxidoreductase, with protein sequence MKRFVRTEEIAAMAVFLASEKGAAITGSAIRVEGGILSTI encoded by the coding sequence ATTAAGCGTTTTGTCCGCACAGAAGAAATCGCCGCAATGGCGGTGTTTCTTGCTTCTGAAAAGGGTGCGGCAATAACAGGTTCTGCAATTCGAGTAGAGGGTGGAATCCTATCTACAATCTAA